A single ANME-2 cluster archaeon DNA region contains:
- a CDS encoding phosphoserine phosphatase → MLQELQTRKADLSVKSEEYKEMRNKLNTEASTLASNRNELNKRTKELIDEAQELKNLRDTNNALVSENKAKRDEVNEKASKVYAQVDKLRKDLHLSDGPSLKDLKKEIDHLEFEQMTRVMDSNKERELVEKIGHLMDEFKSKKDQLESNQELKTLLEEAQKSKDEASVHHEKVKEYAEAAQEYHEKMIKTFKEADKVRAESDKVHKDFVKIQESADEQHRLFIKTQREIRDFDKLIIGLKRKGKKGRESVVKAQAKKEAEEIYSQFRLGEKISTEDLYVLQRSGLL, encoded by the coding sequence ATGCTACAAGAACTTCAAACCAGAAAGGCAGATTTAAGTGTAAAATCTGAAGAATATAAGGAAATGCGTAACAAGCTCAACACTGAAGCAAGTACGTTAGCAAGCAATCGAAATGAACTTAACAAGCGCACAAAGGAACTCATTGATGAAGCCCAGGAACTCAAAAACCTGAGGGATACCAATAATGCATTGGTCAGTGAGAACAAGGCCAAGCGCGATGAAGTGAATGAAAAAGCCAGTAAGGTCTATGCACAGGTAGATAAGCTAAGGAAGGACCTGCACCTGAGTGACGGACCATCTTTAAAGGATCTTAAGAAGGAGATTGACCATCTTGAGTTTGAGCAGATGACCAGAGTGATGGACTCAAATAAAGAACGTGAACTGGTGGAGAAAATCGGTCATCTCATGGATGAGTTCAAAAGTAAAAAAGACCAGCTTGAAAGTAACCAGGAACTCAAGACATTACTTGAAGAAGCCCAGAAATCAAAGGACGAGGCTTCAGTACATCACGAAAAAGTAAAGGAGTATGCTGAAGCTGCACAGGAATATCATGAAAAGATGATAAAGACCTTCAAGGAAGCCGATAAGGTCAGGGCGGAATCAGATAAAGTACATAAGGATTTTGTCAAAATACAGGAGTCTGCTGATGAACAGCACAGGCTCTTTATCAAGACCCAGAGAGAGATACGTGACTTTGATAAACTGATAATCGGTCTTAAACGAAAGGGCAAGAAGGGCAGGGAATCTGTTGTCAAAGCCCAGGCCAAGAAGGAAGCTGAAGAAATATATTCCCAGTTTAGACTTGGCGAAAAGATCAGTACAGAAGACCTATATGTTCTACAGAGGTCGGGATTACTCTAA
- the trmY gene encoding tRNA (pseudouridine(54)-N(1))-methyltransferase TrmY, with translation MREFIVVGHKARTDGNFNLNDLPGSGGRMDILCRCVNSALFLSHDLRRDVIIYLVLLGEPYMPGIVKFEGENVRYLNPDERSSGSLIKKALEKSAIPRWRESTPGVWIRLGGLADLLEEVLTDEKRLFYMREDGGDIRDELKENVPENVVFILGDHTGMTPEEETVIQDSDAKTINVGPKSLHADHCIILVNNEMDRTVCTTG, from the coding sequence ATGCGGGAGTTTATAGTAGTAGGGCACAAAGCGCGAACCGACGGGAATTTTAACCTGAACGACCTGCCCGGCAGCGGCGGCAGGATGGATATATTATGCCGCTGCGTGAATTCCGCACTGTTCTTAAGCCATGACCTGCGACGGGATGTGATAATATATCTGGTACTGCTGGGTGAACCATATATGCCAGGGATCGTTAAGTTCGAAGGGGAGAATGTTAGATATCTTAATCCTGATGAGCGCAGCAGCGGTTCCCTTATCAAAAAAGCACTGGAAAAAAGTGCCATTCCCAGGTGGAGAGAATCCACACCCGGAGTATGGATACGGCTAGGGGGCCTTGCAGACCTGCTGGAAGAAGTACTTACTGATGAAAAAAGGCTGTTCTACATGCGGGAAGATGGGGGCGACATCAGGGACGAGCTTAAAGAAAACGTGCCAGAAAATGTTGTTTTCATACTTGGTGACCATACCGGTATGACACCGGAAGAAGAAACTGTGATCCAGGATTCAGATGCAAAGACCATCAATGTTGGCCCAAAAAGTTTGCATGCTGACCACTGCATCATACTGGTAAATAACGAAATGGACCGGACTGTCTGTACGACCGGATAA
- a CDS encoding DUF2227 family putative metal-binding protein — MPDGKNHNIINITVLVIIISGLYSLSTRADIVLPMEYLNFQIISVFSISYLFGTFFLSPDLDINSSPYGRWGIFRFLWWPYKVMFKHRGLSHHFIFGPLTILANFTLILLPVLVLAGFNIYRIPVEFIAAVVLGIGVSIELHILADMVVSEIY; from the coding sequence ATGCCGGACGGAAAAAACCATAATATAATCAACATAACTGTATTGGTCATCATCATTTCAGGACTTTATTCCTTATCTACAAGGGCTGATATTGTACTGCCAATGGAATATTTGAATTTTCAAATTATATCGGTTTTTTCAATCTCATACCTATTTGGCACTTTTTTCCTGAGCCCTGACCTGGATATAAACAGTTCCCCTTACGGAAGATGGGGGATATTCAGGTTCCTGTGGTGGCCATACAAGGTTATGTTCAAGCACAGGGGACTGTCACACCATTTTATTTTCGGACCTTTAACGATCCTTGCCAACTTTACCCTTATACTTTTACCAGTCCTGGTATTGGCTGGATTTAACATATACCGGATACCAGTTGAATTCATCGCAGCGGTCGTGCTGGGCATTGGGGTATCTATAGAACTGCATATCCTGGCTGATATGGTTGTCTCTGAGATATATTAA
- a CDS encoding AAA family ATPase, whose protein sequence is MKIAITGKGGVGKTTLAGTLARLLARDGMDVLAIDADPDMNLASALGIDEPPLPLTEYEDMIDERAGGPGGMFKLNPKVDDVVERFGVVGPDGVRMLVMGTVDRGGSGCMCPASSFLRALLRHVVLKESSVVIMDMEAGIEHLGRGTTRGIDLMIVVVEPGARSLETAERIKRLGTDIGVTKFAAVINKAGEEDLGAVEYRLENMGIPVLGTIPYDSSLVKADLAGRSPVEEGGAAMAAIEGIKDRLVLI, encoded by the coding sequence ATGAAAATCGCTATCACTGGTAAGGGTGGTGTGGGCAAGACCACACTGGCAGGTACACTGGCACGGCTTCTGGCACGGGACGGTATGGATGTGCTGGCCATTGATGCCGACCCTGATATGAACCTGGCGTCTGCACTGGGTATTGATGAGCCACCTCTGCCCCTTACAGAGTATGAGGATATGATTGACGAGAGGGCGGGTGGACCTGGCGGGATGTTCAAACTGAACCCGAAAGTGGATGATGTGGTTGAGCGCTTCGGTGTGGTGGGGCCCGATGGTGTGAGGATGCTGGTGATGGGTACTGTGGATCGGGGCGGTAGTGGATGTATGTGTCCTGCATCGTCCTTTCTGCGGGCACTGCTGCGGCATGTGGTGCTGAAGGAATCGTCTGTAGTTATTATGGATATGGAAGCAGGCATAGAGCATCTGGGCAGGGGAACGACCAGGGGCATCGACCTGATGATCGTGGTAGTGGAACCAGGAGCGCGCAGTCTTGAGACTGCTGAGAGGATAAAGAGGCTTGGTACTGATATTGGGGTGACGAAATTCGCTGCCGTGATAAACAAGGCCGGAGAGGAGGATTTAGGGGCAGTGGAGTACAGACTGGAAAATATGGGTATCCCGGTACTGGGGACCATACCCTATGACAGCTCCCTTGTTAAGGCTGATCTAGCCGGGCGCTCGCCTGTGGAAGAAGGGGGAGCAGCGATGGCGGCTATCGAGGGGATTAAGGACAGGCTGGTTTTGATTTGA
- a CDS encoding metallophosphoesterase has product MKFLALSDLHGDYSKVEALQQCAGEVDVVLITGDITNFGPAGKALEFINMFDVPVLAVPGNCDPVDILEVLDGSKAINLHKNCHTIGDVNFMGLGGSNATPFDTPFELTDEDIEQSLDKLLDECSGIRNVLVSHAPPYGYSDKLPVGHVGSQAIAKFVNRFALVVCGHIHEARGTTMAGDTIVVNVGEASKGYGALIITNDNISVELIEV; this is encoded by the coding sequence ATGAAATTCCTTGCATTATCAGACTTGCATGGCGACTATTCAAAGGTCGAGGCATTGCAACAGTGCGCCGGTGAGGTCGATGTAGTATTAATAACAGGTGATATCACCAACTTCGGACCCGCTGGGAAGGCCCTTGAATTCATTAACATGTTCGATGTACCGGTCCTGGCAGTACCTGGCAATTGCGACCCTGTGGATATCCTGGAAGTACTGGACGGCTCAAAGGCTATCAACCTGCATAAGAACTGCCATACCATTGGTGATGTGAACTTCATGGGGCTGGGTGGGTCTAATGCTACCCCGTTCGATACGCCATTCGAACTTACTGATGAGGATATTGAACAGTCCCTGGATAAGCTGCTTGATGAATGTTCAGGCATCAGGAACGTATTGGTTAGTCACGCCCCGCCATACGGATATAGTGATAAGCTGCCAGTGGGACATGTTGGCAGCCAGGCGATAGCAAAGTTCGTTAATCGTTTCGCCCTTGTTGTATGCGGACACATACACGAGGCCAGGGGTACTACCATGGCAGGTGACACGATTGTGGTCAATGTGGGCGAAGCATCCAAAGGGTACGGGGCACTGATTATCACGAACGATAATATCAGCGTGGAACTCATTGAAGTATAG